A region from the Benincasa hispida cultivar B227 chromosome 12, ASM972705v1, whole genome shotgun sequence genome encodes:
- the LOC120092704 gene encoding coiled-coil domain-containing protein SCD2: MDVKRTESPIYARQWTSESGSTGGPASPAMSPARGHHARSSSVSGISNIKRTQNFAAKAAAQRLAQVMASQTADDDEDDQDDLGFRYSAPPPISLSRNVNNGSRLAVPTAKTTRSPSPGLARNFLEDTPSVRSSSTGRSSISHLSLPVAPPKTTLRTATSMPPLDPPTQREKRFSSDTVRFNTKDSGNQREASALRDELDILQEENENILEKLRLEEERCKEAETRVRELEKQVAALGEGVSLEAKLLSRKEAALRQREAALKESKQSKDGGDKEIESLKSEVKKEKEETMSVVQHLHGVEHDVKALRSMTQRMILTQKEMEEVVLKRCWLARYWGLAAKYGICMDIAVTKYEHWSSLAPLPFEIVISAGQKAKEEFSQKGDLDPESRSNLVPDISDLTGEGNIESMLSVEMGLKELASLKVEEAIVLALAQQRRPNSARQSLSDMKPPVDPKFMEAFELSPEESEDVLFKEAWLTYFWRRAKAHGIEEDIAKERLQFWISRSAHSPSSHDAVEVEQGLIELRKLGIEHRMWEASRKESA, translated from the exons ATGGATGTGAAACGGACTGAGAGCCCCATTTATGCTCGCCAATGGACCAGCGAATCAGGCAGCACTGGTGGCCCCGCATCGCCGGCAATGTCGCCGGCGCGCGGCCACCACGCTCGATCCTCCTCCGTCTCTGGAATTTCCAACATTAAGCGCACACAGAACTTCGCTGCAAAAGCTGCGGCTCAGCGCCTAGCGCAGGTTATGGCTTCTCAGACCGCCGATGACGACGAGGACGATCAGGATGACTTAGGATTTCGTTATAGTGCTCCTCCTCCTATTTCGTTGTCTAGGAATGTTAATAACGGTAGTAGACTTGCTGTTCCTACTGCGAAAACCACTAGATCTCCCTCCCCTGGG TTAGCCCGGAATTTTTTAGAGGACACTCCTTCAGTTCGTTCCAGTTCCACTGGAAGATCATCAATATCTCACCTTTCACTGCCAGTAGCTCCACCTAAAACAACGCTGAGGACGGCAACTTCCATGCCACCTCTAGATCCGCCTACTCAAAGAGAAAAAAG ATTCTCATCAGATACAGTGCGTTTTAATACTAAAGATTCAGGAAATCAGCGAGAAGCATCTGCCCTTCGCGATGAA CTTGATATTCTACAAGAGGAGAACGAGAACATTCTTGAGAAG CTCAGGCTTGAGGAAGAGAGATGTAAAGAAGCAGAGACAAGAGTTAGGGAACTTGAGAAGCAG GTTGCTGCTCTGGGAGAAGGTGTTTCTTTAGAAGCTAAACTTTTGAGCAG GAAGGAAGCTGCATTACGTCAGAGAGAG GCTGCACTCAAAGAATCAAAACAATCAAAGGACGGGGGAGACAAGGAAATTGAATCCCTTAAATCTGAAGTTAAG aaagaaaaagaagagactaTGAGTGTTGTTCAACACCTTCATGGAGTTGAACATGATGTGAAAGCCCTTCGATCTATGACGCAAAGAATGATTTTGACTCAGAAAGAGATG GAAGAAGTTGTTCTTAAAAGGTGTTGGCTTGCTCGCTACTGGGGCCTGGCTGCAAAATATG GCATTTGTATGGATATTGCTGTGACTAAGTACGAACACTGGTCATCTTTAGCACCACTGCCATTTGAGATTGTTATTTCTGCGGGGCAAAAGGCCAAGGAGGAATTTTCTCAAAAAG GAGACCTGGATCCTGAGAGCAGAAGCAACCTTGTTCCTGATATAAGTGATCTTACCGGAGAAGGAAATATTGAAAGCATGCTATCTGTTGAAATGGGATTGAAAGAACTTGCTTCCTTGAAG GTGGAGGAGGCTATTGTGCTTGCTCTGGCCCAGCAGAGGCGTCCAAATTCTGCCCGACAATCTCTCTCAG ATATGAAACCGCCAGTTGATCCCAAGTTCATGGAGGCATTTG AATTGAGCCCAGAGGAATCTGAAGATGTTCTTTTCAAAGAG GCATGGCTTACATATTTTTGGAGAAGAGCCAAAGCTCATGGTATTGAAGAGGATATTGCAAAAGAACGACTTCAGTTTTGGATTAGTCGTAGTGCTCACTCTCCTTCATCACATGATGCGGTTGAGG TTGAGCAAGGCCTCATAGAGCTCAGGAAGTTGGGAATTGAGCATAGAATGTGGGAAGCATCACGTAAAGAAAGCGCTTGA
- the LOC120092705 gene encoding inactive leucine-rich repeat receptor-like protein kinase CORYNE, giving the protein MAFFTFTIHTLLFLFLFCFPFFSGANCGVQTDAIVGSSQHFVPFPKTSHFKYGFQRILLSVALGVVTGLTAAFLSVLFIRSLLDYLNRTPLLEGPLIFCPKIDAHALQSALLNQTQLLGSSSSPNGKCYRAILANGFTVTVKRLEPIQCGRRETRRRMQQQMAVLGGLKHRNVMSLRAYVSEIGSCCLVYDFVATGSLEDAMRKVRENQLELKWEVRLRIAVGIARGLQFLHFECNPRILHCNLKPSNVLLDAEFEPRLADFGLTNLIPDFHTPASLYTAPECLNNSRFTDKSDIYSFGVILRVLLTGRDPSETEQASSDRGDGSGSGSGGSLGRWLEQSVEPREVLDKSIRGEGMEEEEEEMVLALRIAGVCTSELAEDRPCSDELLVMLTQLQSF; this is encoded by the exons ATGGCCTTCTTTACTTTCACCATCCACACTCTTCTCTTCCTATTCCTATTTTGCTTTCCCTTCTTTTCTGGTGCGAACTGCGGAGTTCAAACCGACGCCATTGTCGGCTCCTCCCAGCATTTCGTGCCATTTCCtaaaacctcccatttcaaatATGGGTTTCAAAGGATTCTTCTCAGCGTCGCCTTAGGGGTCGTCACTGGACTCACTGCCGCTTTTCTCTCTGTTTTGTTCATTCGCAGCCTTCTGGATTACCTAAACAGAACCCCACTTCTCGAAGGACCCCTAATTTTTTGCCCAAAAATCGACGCCCATGCTCTTCAATCAGCGCTGCTGAACCAAACCCAGTTGTTGGGTTCGAGTTCCAGCCCAAATGGGAAGTGCTACAGGGCGATTCTCGCGAATGGGTTCACGGTGACTGTGAAGAGGCTCGAACCCATTCAATGTGGAAGGAGGGAGACACGGCGGCGGATGCAGCAGCAGATGGCGGTGCTGGGTGGTTTGAAGCATCGGAATGTGATGAGTTTAAGGGCTTACGTCAGCGAAATAGGAAGCTGCTGCTTGGTTTATGACTTTGTGGCTACTGGGTCTCTTGAGGATGCAATGAGGAAAGTGAGAGAGAATCAACTGGAACTCAAATGGGAAGTTCGGCTGCGAATTGCCGTTGGGATTGCTAGAGGGCTTCAGTTTCTTCATTTTGAATGCAACCCTCGAATTCTTCACTGCAATTTGAAGCCTTCAAATGTGCTGTTGGATGCAGAGTTCGAACCAAGATTGGCTGATTTTGGGTTAACAAATCTCATCCCTGATTTTCATACTCCAGCTTCTTTGTACACTGCTCCCGAGTGTCTTAACAACTCCAG GTTTACTGACAAAAGTGACATCTATAGCTTTGGGGTTATACTGAGAGTTCTGTTAACCGGTAGAGATCCATCGGAGACTGAGCAGGCATCGTCAGATAGAGGGGATGGCAGTGGCAGTGGCAGTGGGGGAAGTTTAGGGCGGTGGCTTGAGCAATCAGTGGAGCCACGAGAAGTTCTAGATAAAAGCATTAGAGGAGAaggaatggaagaagaagaagaagagatggtgTTGGCATTGAGAATTGCTGGTGTGTGCACATCAGAATTGGCTGAGGACAGACCTTGCAGCGATGAATTACTTGTGATGTTGACTCAATTACAGAGCTTTTAA
- the LOC120092707 gene encoding light-regulated protein, chloroplastic-like: MQLQAALSVATPSSCSLLPPTAKSMAFSVRSRSIGRHPTSQTQRPILKAKASAVGQDPSTVDYSSISSVFPAEACDTVGGEACDVEMYPEVKLKPEAKKQGSVTEPVDREYLQYDSPKTVFPAEACDDLGGEFCDPEYQKGVY; the protein is encoded by the exons ATGCAGTTGCAGGCAGCTCTTTCCGTAGCAACTCCATCATCATGCTCCCTCCTCCCACCCACAGCCAAATCAATGGCGTTCTCAGTCCGATCTAGGTCCATTGGAAGGCACCCCACTTCTCAAACTCAACGACCCATCCTAAAAGCAAAGGCAAGTGCCGTCGGACAAGACCCTTCAACTGTTGACTACAGCTCCATCTCCTC TGTTTTCCCAGCAGAGGCTTGTGATACTGTTGGAGGTGAAGCTTGTGATGTGGAAATGTATCCTGAAGTAAAGCTAAAACCAGAGGCCAAAAAACAGGGTAGTGTTACAGAGCCAGTTGATAGAGAGTATCTACAATATGACAGTCCCAAGAC AGTCTTTCCAGCGGAGGCCTGTGATGATCTGGGTGGTGAATTCTGTGATCCAGAGTATCAAAAAGGAGTTTACTAG
- the LOC120092706 gene encoding uncharacterized protein LOC120092706 isoform X2, with translation MDYAICYSSNSPQLWAFWLFYVYLIRNRMEKFFSVRQIHTHCDSSHSIMLVSGPPSCGKTSLLFQFAFNLGLKGNVTFICNRRKLENKPPYLSQGVDPTSETFQRIQMKYLEDDEGIKKYFSAFHLHRTLPVAVVIDDFGDFFEERRCQDKYANPRGRDLAMVRTLALCHNAVSLANPSRPCQLVLSDAYHGESPRLIFIYKRWVPTIFTITETEHKWSKLIVWPS, from the exons ATGGATTATGCGATCTGTTACTCTTCAAATTCGCCTCAGCTCTGGGCATTTTGGCTGTTTTATGTATATTTGATCAGGAATAGGATGGAAAAGTTCTTCTCAGTGCGGCAAATCCACACTCACTGCGACTCTTCCCACTCAATCATGCTTGTTTCCGGGCCTCCTTCCTG CGGAAAAACCTCCTTGCTTTTTCAGTTCGCTTTTAATTTGGGTCTGAAGGGCAATGTCACCTTCATCTGCAACCGCCGCAAATTAGAAAACAAACCTCCATATCTCTCTCAG GGAGTTGATCCAACATCCGAAACCTTTCAGCGCATACAAATGAA GTATTTGGAGGACGACGAAGGAATTAAGAAGTACTTCTCTGCGTTTCACCTGCATCGCACACTTCCTGTGGCGGTTGTTATTGATGATTTTGGGGATTTTTTCGAGGAAAG GCGATGTCAAGATAAATATGCCAATCCTCGCGGAAGAGACTTAGCAATGGTTAGAACATTAGCTCTTTGTCACAATGCCGTGAGCCTAGCAAA TCCAAGTAGGCCTTGCCAGCTTGTTTTGTCTGATGCATACCATGGAGAGTCCCCAAGGTTGATATTCATATATAAGAGATGGGTTCCAACCATTTTCACCATAACAG AAACAGAACATAAGTGGAGCAAACTGATTGTGTGGCCTTCATGA
- the LOC120092706 gene encoding uncharacterized protein LOC120092706 isoform X1 gives MDYAICYSSNSPQLWAFWLFYVYLIRNRMEKFFSVRQIHTHCDSSHSIMLVSGPPSCGKTSLLFQFAFNLGLKGNVTFICNRRKLENKPPYLSQGVDPTSETFQRIQMKYLEDDEGIKKYFSAFHLHRTLPVAVVIDDFGDFFEERRCQDKYANPRGRDLAMVRTLALCHNAVSLANPSRPCQLVLSDAYHGESPRLIFIYKRWVPTIFTITGDGFGWFTLRSINNCGNDCCLRARSAKYSIALQFLSLEEISEDSSEQ, from the exons ATGGATTATGCGATCTGTTACTCTTCAAATTCGCCTCAGCTCTGGGCATTTTGGCTGTTTTATGTATATTTGATCAGGAATAGGATGGAAAAGTTCTTCTCAGTGCGGCAAATCCACACTCACTGCGACTCTTCCCACTCAATCATGCTTGTTTCCGGGCCTCCTTCCTG CGGAAAAACCTCCTTGCTTTTTCAGTTCGCTTTTAATTTGGGTCTGAAGGGCAATGTCACCTTCATCTGCAACCGCCGCAAATTAGAAAACAAACCTCCATATCTCTCTCAG GGAGTTGATCCAACATCCGAAACCTTTCAGCGCATACAAATGAA GTATTTGGAGGACGACGAAGGAATTAAGAAGTACTTCTCTGCGTTTCACCTGCATCGCACACTTCCTGTGGCGGTTGTTATTGATGATTTTGGGGATTTTTTCGAGGAAAG GCGATGTCAAGATAAATATGCCAATCCTCGCGGAAGAGACTTAGCAATGGTTAGAACATTAGCTCTTTGTCACAATGCCGTGAGCCTAGCAAA TCCAAGTAGGCCTTGCCAGCTTGTTTTGTCTGATGCATACCATGGAGAGTCCCCAAGGTTGATATTCATATATAAGAGATGGGTTCCAACCATTTTCACCATAACAG GTGATGGGTTTGGTTGGTTCACCCTGAGAAGTATTAACAATTGCGGAAATGATTGTTGTTTGAGGGCTAGAAGTGCAAAGTATTCGATTGCTCTTCAGTTCCTGAGTTTGGAGGAAATTTCTGAAGACAGTAGTGAACAGTGA